In Vanacampus margaritifer isolate UIUO_Vmar chromosome 6, RoL_Vmar_1.0, whole genome shotgun sequence, the DNA window TACCTATAcgaaaacattcacattcaagGAAAAGCTTATAGTAAGTAGTAGATTAACCTAAATGAACAAGCCCTTTTTCACTAGGCGAAATCATCTAATTTATCAATTTATTAGTGATATTACTGTGCTAACATTTccattgataataataaaataaattgtacctGGAGATGAACTCAGATTTTGTCCTTTAAAATCGACTGTCTGGATGAAGAAGTGGCGGACAGGCAAAACTACGTCAGGGTGAAGTCCCGGACCCCAGATGCGACAACTCCCAGGGTTAATTCCTTCGCTGTTAACAACCGTGATTTGTAAGATAATAAATATAGTGCAGACCAATTGAACACATGGTAACGCATGGTGAAAGGACGTGAGTGCGTCTATGTTACGTTTAAACATTGTATTGTAGTAGCAAAACAGCCAAAAGATTGACAGAAAACTTTCACTTCTCAGGCGACATGTTGGCTAAAATGGACACGCCCCTTAGGCGGTGATGCATTCAGGTTACGTCGAACATCTTAAGATCGCATTACTGAACTACCACAGTTCAACTTTCTCACAGGTTTGagcaaatacaattttattcctCATGGCATACACGGCCATAGAGCCAACAGATAAACATTGTTATATTAATCTTAATTCTCTCTATGATTCATTTAGCTATTTTATGACAACAAACAGATATAGGCAGTTGCTATGTGTTCGTGCCCGCAAGGACCTCATGAGTAGCCAGCGGGCCTGTTAGAAAAATAGCTCAACGGTGatgggagaattttttttttgtagtttttattttaaaaagtgtgaaCACTGGCGGAtattatagaattttttttggacatgtttATGTTGCATAATTATTATGAGAAATCCTTAACATTATCTGTcttcacataaatgaatatCAAATTACTAATAATAACATGTAATAATAGCTAGGGCTTGACCGATatggctttttatttattttttttagcctgaTGCAGATTCTGATatatggcagaataaaattcagaTAACAGActcgaacttttttttttttttttttgcttctttatgcttagaataaatatatgaattacaGACAGAgcatttgacagttttacaatactttccccttatttaactttacaacagagaggAAAAACATCACAAATTGGCCATCTACccatgtgtgtctgtgtggttTGAACTTCAATATCATTCTTTTGTTGTATGTAATAATATCGGCCGATTAGATCGGTCGAGGCCTACAATTACTAAcagtaatttgagcaaatttgttatttcagaagtatGTAACACATGGATAACCTTTTGCAATAATCAGTTCCCAGGGAGTTGTTTCAAAAAGGTTTGACCCCTGTGTTAGTCAAAACAGTGCTACACGTGACGTCTCATCGTTCTCTGTACGGACTCGCACTGTAGATACAAAAGTGTACAGGCAAAGCTGCCGTAGTCTAATGTGTTTCCAAGCACCCAGACTGCATTGTTTGAAATCACATTTTACCTTACATTATAACTTAATTCAAAACTAcacattcacattttaaaagacggagaaaaaaaaaaaagagtaaaaactttattgtgactttcaaaatgtcaacaacaaccaGCATTCTTACATGAACTATCTTGCTAGTCTCAACATTAGTATGCGAAGATGTGTGCGCTGTTTTGTATCCTAGCTCGTCCAGATTTGGCAGACACGCATTCTGGATCATTGGAGAAGGACCACACAGAACAACAAGAACGTCTGCGGTCGGAGCAGGTAGGTGAGCCTTGATCATATTCGAGGTCACAAACCCGGAACTGTACTTCCATCCTACAGAATTAAAGAGAGGGGGGAGACAGAGAGAAGAAATTGACACAAAATACTGAAAGGGCAATTAACTGGAACTCTCCTTAAATTGTTCCCTTAGCAAAGGAATACAGTAGGGTTTGCTTCTGCGTAATGCATGTACATTTATCACGACAATAAGAGTCACAATATTCCATTTAAAACAGAAAGCAGCTGTTGTGGGAACATACAACCGTGTGATAATTAATTGATGCTCTTGCTCTCTTCACAACAAAGGACAATTTGGATAATATCTGTGTCTGACAAATAAGCTCTCGATAATTAAAGCTAATTATTACATTTGCAAGTGATTAGACTGTGTTGCAAAATTAGGAACGGCTTCATCTGGCCTGCAGGTCAACCAAAACTAAAGCACTCCAAAGAGCAAAAGCACTACTGTGCTTCTCATGAATAATGATCATGGATCTGTTTTTCTGTCTGGAACGAATGAAGACACAGCAAAGCAGAGTGGGAACATCTTCTAAGGATTTCATAACAGAgcttatgtaaaatattttgcccGTTATTTTCTTCTCGCTTTAAGGATTATGCAAATGTGCATATTTCTAAGCTACTTTAACACTGTGTCAGAGCTCCAATATATCTCCCTTCTTGGTCTGCTGGGATTTTCCTTCAGTCCGCATGTTTTTGTTAGCTTCCTCGTTTGGAAAATTCAACAGTGCAACCAAAGGACTAAAGCTGAAAGACTTTCTGTTTATACTCGTGCTGCTGATGTCCTATATCAATATATCATCTAATTTTTGAATAGCTAACATATTCGGTCACAGTACGATAGTATTGCTACGAAAgtcacaatgaacctcgaggttGAAGAAATGCTTGATTACCTTCACTAGGTTTGTCCAGTGTAAACCAGAGCTTCAGCTTGTCAGGATGGCTTTTTTCCACTTCGTGAAGCTCCTCCCTGAGTAGAATATCTTTCTCTGTCTGCAGTACAGCAAATAGatacattaaaacaaatttttaacTAACAGTATAaggaaaaatacagtacagagtTGACCTGGTTGGCAAAAATAAGATGGCACATCGTGTTGTCAGTGGGGTCTGCTGTGATCGTACGAATTAACTGCAACATTGGTGTGATACCTGTAATGCTAAAATACTTAATTAATTGTACTCAAACATGACCTCATCTTACAATTAATATAACCTTAAGCGAACCTGTCCCTCCAGCAATCATGCCAATATGTTTGAACTTCAACTTTCTAGCTTCTGACTTCTTGTCTGGTCGGATGGAAAACTGACCtgatcagagagagagagagaaaaaagcctGCATTTCATATCACCTTGTGCAACAGTGACATCTGCTGTTGTAATTATGCACACGCAGTACACTGCAAGTAAgtttataaacacacacatacccttGTCCTCATACACTAGCAGTCCATTAGGTCTACGTCTCCAGTAGCCATGTTGTCCAGGTACTGCGACATTTTCCCTCCGTCTGGGAATGAGGGGTGAGTGTTCTTATAGTACACCTAGAACCACAAATATGTTGAGTTTGAAAATCAGTTACATTAAGGACATTGTGGAATGAAATGTGGGTTTAGGCCGTTGGGTTGGGCATTTTATGACGTACAGTACTTAGGATTCTTTCCACAGTCAaaaactttttgtttatttaaaaaaaaaaacacacacatttatatagtGTCCAAAAGATGTCACATTTGCTTGTTATATTGAAATTAAATTGATTGCGCTTATGGGAGGAGCCATTATCCCACTACTGTATTCCTTCAATACCTACAGcaggtctgcaacctgcggctctgtgGCTCACTGTGTATGTAtgctattttaaaattaaagtatTCTTTATATgaatcaataattaaataaaaatgaataattaaatattcaaacaatGTCATAGTCCAATtttaaagaggaaaagcagaaaattaccataaaatgtgcataaaaaattcagagaattgattaaaaagaaggcataaaataaatagttaaaaaatgtaccaaaaaatgtccaaaaacaaaagaagaaatctaaaaaaaattgccatatgtccataaaattgtcaaaaatgtcagaaaggtctaaaataaaataaataaatcccaaaatgcaagacgaaaggtagaagaaaattaatctcaaagtattggatgctgcatatttttctgttatggtatACTTTTAATTAACTCTTGGGCCCTAACACTAGCACACGGTTTCGTTCGtaacaatgttcaaatgttttgcggctccagacagattttgggttatttatctGGCCTCTTAtaacagtaaaggttgctgaccgcTGGCCTACAGTATTTGACTAAAGTGGGACAACAATGAAGTAATGACATTTTgctaaaatgtagttagtaCATTTAGGAGCATATGTTGTCAAGTTTTGAATACCTTGACAACAAGGTCAACGTATCCTTGCTGGTCATCACTGGAAACTGGCGTGTAGGGTCTGACGACCAGGCAGCCATTCACCTTGGCTGAGAGATACACGTGCTGACCTGGTGAAAAGAACCAAACATACACCTAATATAAATGCACTAAAGCAGTCATAAATGATAAAGACAGTTGAGTGTTTTAGTACCCACTGGCAGTCCAAGGATATGATCTGAAGAGGGAAGGCCAAACCGAAATTTCTTTGTGTCATGGCTAATTTCCTGCAAAGGGACAAAACCAGAAAGATAAAAGTGAGACTGGTTAAAAATTGCACTGATTGATAGACAGTGTGTTTTTATTCAGCATACCTGTTTATCAATGAGCTTTAGAGGATATTTCACCATGGGATCGAGCAGGGTGACGGGCAGTTTCTTCTTGTTTGCAGAGCCGCTCATTAAGAAGTACAGCACACTTACAGCAACTGCACACACAGCTACCACCACAGACAGGAGCTGCCACATAGACGTTGCATTCAGTTCAATGTGTTAGCAGATTTGTAGTTCAGTGAATTCATAATTGtgcatgcattattattttcagtgtaaaaaaaaacaaaaacttgtcaAAGCCTTAATTACAGAACAGGAAACTAAAGATCTTTCTCACCATACTTGGATCCATAGTTGTAACTTGTTCGGTGTTGAAGATTGCTCTTCCGTTCATGCAGCCTGGAAGACCAGAGTCCACACAGTGCCTTTCACTCCCagcaagcacgcacacacacaagcaagcatGCTGGGGGAGTTACCCATTCTGTTACTGGAACGTTAGCTGATGAAAGCACCAATAGGAAGACAGATTTCAGCATGACACTACATAGTATGACATCACACTTGgacagagagagggaggagAAAAATGTGCTAGGGTTGCACCCACTCGACGGCTGACCAACGATTTCTTCAGATTCCATCCATATCTAAAAGTATTAGCtgaatttgcacatttattgATCCCTCCGTTGAAAGTCAAATTATATTGGTATGCCATTAGGCTCATTTTGGTTGATGCAACTATATCAACAGGACGTAAAAATACGCATGTGGCTTGAACCCGGGAGAGGGCTTGCGCATGCCGCATGGAGGTCTGATAGAAAAggtcttcaaaaaataaaaaaatccactgacaaaaatgggcttttgatattgattaaaaacaaaaaataactttttttctcatctaaaaatacatgtaaacaacAGTCAACCAGACTCCATTCCAGGCTGGTTTTACATAGCCACCAAAtctcttgatgcctattggattaaatctgatttggttgcttccatgtctgttttagaacatTAGCTTTTGGACCGACATCATGGAAGGGAGACATCTGACAGCGACCTTgctggtgacatgttaaaaaccttgcctgCTGCACTGTGGTCTACTGACCCGACTGATGTGGGCCTGTGTAATGTTGCTCCAGTAACTTTTGAATTAAAACCcgactccgtttgggtgccgcaataCCAAATGAAGCCTGACGGACGACTTGGCATCCAAGCAACAATTAATGGTTAGCTAAAAGCGGGGGTTATTTGTAAAATTGATAGGTCTAgctcaggggtgggcaaactttttgacttgcgggccacaatgggtttgaaattttgacagatgggctgGACcgggagcatttggacctcatagcacagtaaacacacacagataaatgtacaacccaatttacttatagtgtgcactaaggactgcgtttttcaaatgtgcaaaatccacttatttaaaacagcttttaaaatagcttcatttttattgttttagctcaacttttgctgtgtttttatgctttgtaaagtgaccttgggtgttctgaaaggtgctgtttttaaatgaaatgtattattattattatgattattataaaatagccctaatccaggtagtacgtttgcctcaatgaatatgcggcatttacacactatttggcaaagtgggaggagaaatgtaaatagattataatagcacatacactgtgatctgtcaaacctggtgattgcgtctatttttaatagatctcaattcaaggcgtaaagttaaagaaatcaagatttattgaaaaaagatgatcactttcaacatttcaaaacatattattacccacaataaaaatcctggcaccacctattggtgaaacgcgggcattgcagggacaaaattaaatgaatgattttgaatttttttctagccttattggataagttcggcgggccggattgaaaagcataacgggccgtatttggcccgcgggccggggtttgcccatgccTGGTCTAGCTACAATACTCCCattctcccagtagaaaagaaaaatactggtaaattttgcatggtgcatgatctcagagctattaatgctaaagttttgacacctgcactgccggtgccaaatcctcattctgcgctgtcacaaattactccattgcacactcattttacctgcattgatcttgcaaatgcatttttttgtatcccTCTTGACCtgtctatgcaaaagtatttttgcATTTACGTGGAATAATGAGTGTTACTCCTATACCCGATTACCACAGGGGTTTGTGTTATCTCCTggagtttttaatgcttcccttCGGCAGCTGCTGTCACCTCTCCAACTTCCTACTGATGTTCTtttggtgcagtatgtggacAATTTACTTTTAGCCGCACCGTCCGAGGAGTCCTGCCTTCAAACTACACAGCTCCTTTTGAGCCACCTGGTTTCTGTAGGCCTGAAGTGCTCCAaagacaaactccaaattgcccgacctCAGGTTTCATTCTTGGGAAGACTTATATCAAAgcatggaacaggtatttctccatcacacaaagatgacatcttgcaccatcccaaaccgacaaatgtaaaacaaatgttggcttttCTGGGTCTGTGCAACTATTCCAGACATCGTGTTCCGGATTTTGCGGAACTGACTCATTCTCTCAGACAATTAGTGAATGAGAAACTTGTCACATGTTCTTAATTGGACTCAAGATGCTGAGAACTCTTTTGTTCTGCTGaaacagtttttgtcatcagccgcggctcttgtcgttcctgattacactaAGATGTTTTTCCTGTTCTTTTTCAAAAGAGGGAAAATGGTAATAGACATGCTTGCCTTTAtgcatcaacacctcttgaaaaatatgaacagcGTCACCCTCTTTGCGCAGCTATTGCTTCAGCACTAGCTCGCTTGATTCAGAAAACATCTCATATTGTATTACATCACCCGCTGACAGTACGTACATCACAtagtacagtgcagtacatAACCAGCGAAGCATTTACTATGACAGGGGGACGACAGAGAAAGATTGAATCAGTCTTGACACAACCTCACATTTTGTTTACACATGAgggaattaacatggcagaaggCATGTTGGAGGGACAATCCCACTGCTTCACTCAACGAATTCTGGAAGTGAACTCACTGAGAAATGACCTTTACGACATCCCACTGGACgacccagacttgacgttatttacggacgGATGTTGTTTTAAGGGGATTGAAGGACTCCAATCAGGTTTTGCTGTAACACAGATGACTGGAACAACTTTTGACCTAAAAGTGGCAAAGAGACTTACAGGGCCTCAGTCAGCTCAACGAGCAGAAATAGTGGCTGTGACAACTGCATTAAAAAtagcaaaagataagactgtgaaTATTTACACTGACTCTGCGTATGCGCATTTGGTTGTGCATACAGCCATCAAAGAATGGCAAAGAAATTACTTCATGACTGCTTCAGGGACACCTATCAAACACcatcaagacatttttgatttgaaagacACCTTACTACTGCCTAAAGCAGTAGCTGTGATAAAATGTAAaggacattcaaaaaataacgATTTTGTGTCAGTAGGAAATGATTCGGCAGACAAGGCGCAAAACAAGCGGCAGGCTACTGCCCAACACTACAATTGATGGTGAGCAAACGTTAATTAAGAGACGGACAAGAAATAACTTCGGAAACAATTAAGCTGTGGCAGCAGAAAGCCAGTCCGGAAGAACAGAGTATGTGGCTGTCAAAAGGTGGACAAAAAGATGGAGCAGGTATATGGCGgaaagaaggtaaatatatcccatcacaaaaacgattaaaaaatctaattacgatacgatacgatatacttttattttccctgtggggaactttttcctggactccgtccagctgcagtttacagtaaagagaaaacaacagaattgaaagagataaaattaaaattaaataaataagaagtgcagcaataagtagaaggcttcccagaagtcttcacagaagtatacatgtgtagagaagtacactgcacacacccatatacacacacacatatacacactcctatatatatttatacacacacatgagtatgtacacaacattgcaccatatacagtatctttttgcactgagttaatgtcggttgttaagcagtttgatggatgtcggcaggaatgagtttttgtagcggttcagcctggttctgggggccctgaatctcctgccggaaggcagtagctagaactcatgatgcagaatgtgagtcgggtcattaacaattttctgtgccagtccggtgacggaccgctcataaagcatctgtagggaaggatgattcctgacccccatgatcttcatggcagtccccaccagaccggcaatctgtgaccttgactgcacagccaggttgccgtaccaggccgcaatgccgtatctgatgatactttccaatgcagcccggtagaacaacagcatgatcctctgctccactccatagaccctaagtctgcgtaggaaatagttATAGGAAATAAGAATTAGGAAATAATTTCTGAAgtccatggaatatgccatgttgTTGTAAAGGAAACAATGAGACGACTACGCAAATGGTGGCATCCTTacatgagacaaattgttaaaagtgaactgcaggactgcagtgtttgtaataaatttaacagtatgcctacatctaaacctcctcCTGGCACTCACGATCCGGAAGTGACTGCTCCAGGACAAGAGATTTCaatggatttcactgacatgataaaaccagtGGAAGGATACCGATATTTGTtggtaatagtggattccttttctGGGTGGCCTGAAGCATATCAATGTaaatctgaaacagcagagGTCGTGGTAAAacattgattaatcattacataccatcacatgggtttcccagaaaaattagatcagacaatgtaacccatttcaaaaacaaacatctacatAAAGTAGAAAAAGCTTTGGGGCTAAGACATACATTTGGTTCTGTATACCCTCCTCAATCTCAaggacaagttgaacgaatgaatagaaatattaaagaaaaattggctaaagcactggcctTATCAAATTTGAactggctacaagctcttcctattgcattaatgaatgtgcgcaTGTCACTAAACTCagctaaaggctggactccGTTTGAAGGTCACACAAACAGACCATTTCCGGCTCCTAATGCACATTGCAGGACCTCCATTACTTGAACAGATAGTATCTACGTTCTCCAagctaacaaataaacaaccagatgttccttcagaaataaataattgtcggtgggtggtggtgggggcgggggcggcttggttggggggtcgtggtgccggggtggggggtgggtctggggatttggggacctgggggcggttggggccgggttggggtggatggcgtgggtgggggggtcgtggggggagtgggggttgtgggccggtggggtgcctggtgggcctgcagtgccccgtcctgctgcgttgggttgggggcgcgggccgcgttggggtggggggcgctcctgctcctgggtttgctctccggccggtggcccctgcggggcccgggggtcgtcctttggcgctgctgcggcctggggggccctgaggtgttgcgcttgctctgtcctggcgggggtcgacggcgcttttctttcatttctttggtccctcttcgggtctcctggcgggcccacgactctggctggattttgaagtgttcggtttaggtgaacggtatgggaattcttttttttttttttttacacgcacgcacacacacacacgcacacacacacacgcacacacacacacacataccaaaaaaaaaaaaaagggagaacaatgatgatgacatgtcaaatcatcaatactgagttctccacaaaaaaaagaaaaaaaagaaaagaaaaaaaaataaataaataattgtgaatatgtgtggttaaaaGTCACTAAACGAAAGTGGTCTGCCCCTAGATGGACGGGACCCCACAAAGTGACGGAGAGAACGTCTTGTGCAGTGCACTTGCATAAAAAGGGGGACACGTGGTACCACCTGTCATCCACCAGGCCCGCCGGATCTGGCTCAACGCGCCCACCAGTGGGAACCACCTGACAGATTCAACTGGAAAACCACGCCTGCTCCCAGGATCCGGCTGCCTGCTCGCGGAGGATGTTGTTCAATGGAGCTTGAGTCAAGTGCCCCTTTTCCAGGCATCATTCCACAATTGAGTCACATTTTGGGAAGATAATCCCGGTGACCAATCtttggatctctggcagttgaccagggttctgaaagaagctgacaacgcccttttcgcaaaaaacaaaactgacaaacgcccttttcattcaacaaagaacttcatcaCGAGATAGCTGCAAAGCGGGAACACGCCTCCATCTGCTGCTAcatcatgacactctttctcatattgattGTTATGCCAATCTGGTATTTCTAGAAGCCCCTCGATGCAACTTTGAACGTAACTACAACACATCGTGTTAAGCGAGATATTGATTCCCCGCACATTCCCTGGATCATATCCTGGacttataataactcaattgctgtgacagttgccccaaacacaaacacctctGTTAAAATTCCCactaaatctttgaagggatttaggaGAGGGAGGCAGACTAGTGGGGGAGACTGGGTGaaatactggtggtatttgacaggacatGTTTTATGGCTAGACTGGAGTgcttttataaccacccaaagCGGACGATACTGGCCACCGGGAACTAGCGAGGAGGcaattttctttagcaaaagggtaacgctacgtaaaatgggaggtcaactcgAATTGACCTTTGCTTTTCCTGATGGAAATATAGGGCCGCCTAATGTAACTCTAAATAACACATCCTGTCTCCGgagctgatccctattttcccattttagtttgtgttaataagactatgagtaagttagaacaaccaaaaatgactaaatacacgaTGGAGACCGGGGTAGAGGCTGTTAGCGTACCGATTGATGGTGTAGTTGAGTAGTTCCGTGTTACGACAGGATTGTCCGGCAGCAGTAACAATTGGCTACTGCTGGCGAACGAAGCAGCGCGTGTCTCTGGCGAAAACTGTGTGGAATGTGtaggaccacgacctttattgcgagtaatccctgctaaaatagaggatcacTGTGTAATGgaatttatgaataaaactgtctccaatgttaaatgctctcaatgggataaggtgtacgtatatagaatattttaacctaattctggttccttaattctgcctgttagcgagagccaccacattgtgataacttacattgatgtttctgtatttggcaatttgtaactaatggttgtgtttttatagtcaggaaaccagttgctgccaacaggattgAGCAGATTCACCTGCAAtaggcactaagggttaatattcggattaaCTGCATGCaagggggttaattctataggtgctgtccccccctggctgggcgtgggcaggtctgcccctctgttggccccgtcccttccccctcccctgtccgtcttcctccccctcccctgggctgggggctccatccgtggcccgggtctcggcgctccgggggccgggagggcgggtgggttggtgttgtgcccgccccgctccggtggctGTTGCTGGcagagaggggcggagtttgctcaatgtttggagatcagtgttgtacttttattcctaacaACACTGCACCGGATGAAAGTTTAACCATTGCAATTGAAGGACTCCGGAcactcaataaaaaaatgaaagagcattctggTATAGATACTTCGGCatgggataattggatggatgtatttggccgctataaaactttagtttcctcaattttgatatctgttgctgtatttgctgGTTTCTTAACCACATGCGGGTGGTGCTGTATTCCATGTATTCGTTCTCTTTGCCAAAGAATTATTACCACggctattgaaaaacaggacataCAAAATAAGTCTTCTTATATGATGATTGAGTCTATCGCTTCCTGCATTGGAACCCATTGTTACGACatcaaaagtttgtttctaccttattccgttcttcagtaatcaagtaataatattattattattattatatttctatacaaggaattcaaattacgtCCAGGCTATATatggtgttttcatttatttttgtgagtatttaagcgacaccccaccggcccacagccctagcccccccgcccccatccacaacaacccagccccagccgcccccaaacccccagacgcACTCCTACCCAGCCATCGGTACCCCACCCCCCCTTCAACCAAGCCACGGCCCCCTCCGACCCCACTAACCGCCAGCCCCCCAGACCCTGACCCCCAAACCCCAGGGACCCCCCGTACTCAGGCATCGgtgccggagaggggccggacagcggagtggagagggcacccgcacccaccccacctccagccggGTGGCGGGATGGAataccgggggcagaaggggagatgggggcaccgggggacgggcgACAACCCcaaaccccaggcccagcggggaaaggccccggtcgtcacgccaccgctcttagtgaaagctaaccctgttattGAGTTTGCCAGCTTGCCGACTCCTACAccgtgaatgtgaccccacccagtgtatatacaagtgtgtatgtgtgtgtgtggcgcattaaaattgggagcaggtgagatggagcagagggaaatgatatcccccgcTCCGGTCCACCTGCTCCCagac includes these proteins:
- the LOC144053735 gene encoding LOW QUALITY PROTEIN: NADH-cytochrome b5 reductase 2-like (The sequence of the model RefSeq protein was modified relative to this genomic sequence to represent the inferred CDS: inserted 1 base in 1 codon), which codes for MFAITKVKYKEELCGAQEENERLRQLMDAFCKQPRVVLNRAGCMNGRAIFNTEQVTTMDPSMLLSVVVAVCAVAVSVLYFLMSGSANKKKLPVTLLDPMVKYPLKLIDKQEISHDTKKFRFGLPSSDHILGLPVGQHVYLSAKVNGCLVVRPYTPVSSDDQQGYVDLVVKVYYKNTHPSFPDGGKMSQYLDNMATGDVXPNGLLVYEDKGQFSIRPDKKSEARKLKFKHIGMIAGGTGITPMLQLIRTITADPTDNTMCHLIFANQTEKDILLREELHEVEKSHPDKLKLWFTLDKPSEGWKYSSGFVTSNMIKAHLPAPTADVLVVLCGPSPMIQNACLPNLDELGYKTAHTSSHTNVETSKIVHVRMLVVVDILKVTIKFLLFFFFLRLLKCECVVLN